In Tripterygium wilfordii isolate XIE 37 chromosome 23, ASM1340144v1, whole genome shotgun sequence, one genomic interval encodes:
- the LOC119992742 gene encoding uncharacterized protein LOC119992742: MRTKEEIIAGYGRGKTRVEEMRSEIDGFGRRHKLLLQCDRGGTYNSKKTSTSIIYGGHSYVGKLSATENEILVDMSKNLVKPQNILYTLKNRDPNNVSTIKTIYNARQKFRTAEKVGKSQMQQLMSCIHHYEYVFFRRSNAQANKLEELFFAHPNSLELLFRMPLFEIVGVTSMKMTFCVGFVFLQSEKGGQLYLGTELWHIDKVVIAHCKKSFRDKESWASFYSMWHTLIESETKNAYMYNLFDLQIILQNYSKVLHYIKDVWLTPYKEMFISAWTDTYMHFDNLTTNRAKSQHSKLKRYLGTPQSNLESAMSSMHQLIQVDALNLIWLEFEWSKVVGEDIYSCRYKLRTSNGLSCAQELAIYTNEDHPIPLSCIDKFWKKLDLLPSVSPVNDEINCSVELQMFTEQFKHQSRPSKVSLLTKLREIINPSITALLQPVVKTNIRGRPSSKKKDPCKHNCSSIHPSSKKKVDRSTSGDASAFEFVQQDFCYSQEPGRHSCSSLYNTPPLPTQRISRSRSTAHEYVYLSQFPPILHHYIMFVKDVRAYGNYSFRAIAGLLGFGDDAWVNVPQNLIDELLTFLSEYVDLFGGYDGACSIYNSLNFWESDKPTPL, encoded by the exons TATTATATATGGAGGGCATTCTTATGTCGGTAAGCTTTCTGCTactgaaaatgaaatattggtAGATATGTCAAAGAATTTGGTGAAGCCACAAAACATCTTATACACGTTAAAGAATAGGGATCCGAACAACGTGTCCACCATTAAAACTATATACAATGCACGCCAGAAGTTTCGAACTGCAGAGAAAGTTGGTAAATCCCAAATGCAACAACTCATGTCATGCATACACCATTACGAGTATGTTTTCTTTCGTCGAAGCAATGCTCAGGCTAATAAACTTGAAGAATTATTCTTTGCACATCCAAACTCGTTAGAACTATT GTTCAGGAtgcctctatttgagattgtggGCGTGACTTCAATGAAGATGACATTTTGCGTaggatttgttttcttgcaatCAGAAAAAGGAGGACAATTATACTTAGGCACTGAATT ATGGCACATCGACAAAGTTGTTATAGCCCACTGTAAAAAATCATTTCGAGACAAGGAATCCTGGGCTTCATTCTACTCCATGTGGCACACATTAATAGAATCGGAAACCAAGAATGCGTATATGTACAATTTATTTGATCTTCAGATAATTTTACAAAATTACTCCAAAGTCCTGCATTatattaaagatgtatggttgaccccatataaggagatgttcaTATCCGCCTGGACAGACACCTATATGCACTTCGACAACCTAACCACTAACAGAGCCAAGAGTCAGCATTCGAAGTTGAAACGATACTTGGGCACACCTCAATCAAACTTGGAGTCAGCAATGTCATCTATGCATCAGCTCATCCAAG TGGAtgcattgaatttgatttggttGGAATTTGAATGGTCTAAAGTTGTTGGAGAAGACATCTACTCTTGCAGATATAAACTTCGTACGAGTAATGGATTGTCATGTGCGCAAGAGCTTGCAATATACACGAATGAAGATCATCCTATACCACTTTCTTGCATTGATaagttttggaaaaaacttgacttattgCCAAGTGTTTCACCTGTCAATGATGAAATCAATTGTAGTGTCGAGctacaaatgttcacagaacagTTTAAACATCAATCAAGGCCTAGTAAAGTCAGTCTATTAACgaagttgagggagataattAACCCATCAATAACTGCTCTTCTTCAACCAGTTGTTAAGACAAATATTCGTGGACGCCcctcctcaaagaagaaa GATCCATGTAAACACAATTGTTCATCAATTCACCcctcctcaaagaagaaagtagacagATCTACTAGTGGTGATGCATCTGCATTCGAGTTCGTTCAGCAAGATTTTTGTTATTCTCAAGAGCCAGGTAGACACAGTTGTTCATCTCTTTACAACACTCCACCACTTCCTACGCAAAGGATTTCAAGATCGAGGTCAACTGCCCATGAGTATGTATATCTTAGTCAGTTCCCACCTATATTGCATCATTATATTATGTTCGTAAAAGATGTAAGAGCTTATGGAAATTATAGCTTTCGGGCTATTGCTGGATTACTTGGTTTTGGAGATGATGCATGGGTAAACGTCCCacaaaacttgattgacgaGTTGTTGACATTCTTGTCAGagtatgttgatttatttggtggttatgatgGGGCATGTTCGATTTACAACTCATTGAACTTCTGGGAATCAGATAAACCAACACCACTTTag
- the LOC119992743 gene encoding GDSL esterase/lipase At4g18970-like, whose protein sequence is MAWWSFLVLVCVVLVVSQKNHFVFGEPQVPCYFVFGDSLSDVGNNNDLLTTAKSNYAPYGIDYPEGPTGRFGNGRILVDIIAELLGFEKSPPPYAYTRGVDILKGVNYASGGAGILNETGRHMGDEIPMDEQLQNHKKIVTKIVKQFGNDKSLAANYLAKCIYTVTIGSNDYLNNYFLPQFYPTSREYTPDQFATLLFQRYSQQLQQLYDQGARKVGVFGLGLLGCTILVKEWYGIEGDLSCAENVTYAVSLFNERLESLVYNDDLVGAKFTYINFAGIGLTGFSALTGFTVLSTSCCTVRATDGACIPNENPCDNRGDYVFWDAVHTTEAANAIYATRAYSALLPTDAYPYDLQYLATLDSSIESFQDQLKASLSSD, encoded by the exons ATGGCATGGTGGTCGTTTTTGGTGTTAGTCTGTGTCGTTTTGGTGGTTTCACAAAAGAATCATTTTGTTTTTGGAGAACCTCAAGTGCCTTGTTATTTTGTCTTTGGAGACTCACTTTCTGATGTTGGAAATAACAACGATCTCTTGACCACTGCGAAGTCCAATTACGCTCCTTATGGTATTGACTACCCCGAGGGCCCTACTGGAAGGTTTGGCAATGGCCGCATCTTGGTAGACATCATAG CTGAACTGTTGGGGTTCGAGAAATCCCCTCCACCCTATGCTTATACAAGGGGTGTGGACATACTAAAAGGTGTTAATTATGCGTCCGGTGGAGCAGGAATTCTGAATGAAACTGGAAGGCACATG GGTGATGAGATACCTATGGATGAGCAGctacaaaatcacaaaaaaatagTCACAAAAATCGTTAAACAATTCGGAAATGACAAATCATTGGCTGCAAATTACCTCGCGAAGTGCATATACACAGTCACTATCGGCTCGAATGACTACCTTAACAACTACTTCTTGCCTCAATTCTACCCTACGAGCCGAGAATACACACCTGACCAATTCGCAACATTACTCTTCCAACGATACTCGCAACAACTTCAG CAATTATATGATCAAGGAGCAAGGAAAGTAGGCGTGTTCGGGTTGGGTCTATTAGGGTGCACCATCCTAGTGAAGGAATGGTACGGCATAGAAGGCGACTTATCATGTGCTGAAAATGTAACTTACGCCGTCAGTCTTTTCAATGAAAGGCTTGAATCGCTCGTATACAATGACGATCTAGTTGGTGCTAAATTCACTTATATTAATTTTGCCGGTATTGGATTGACTGGGTTTTCTGCACTTACAG GTTTTACGGTATTATCTACTAGTTGTTGCACGGTGAGGGCTACTGATGGCGCTTGCATTCCTAATGAAAATCCATGTGACAATAGGGGAGATTATGTGTTTTGGGATGCAGTGCATACTACTGAGGCTGCAAATGCGATATATGCAACAAGAGCATATTCTGCTTTGTTACCAACAGATGCTTATCCTTATGATTTACAATACCTCGCTACGCTTGATTCATCGATAGAAAGTTTTCAGGACCAGTTGAAGGCATCGCTCAGCTCTGATTGA